In a genomic window of Pirellulales bacterium:
- a CDS encoding BatA domain-containing protein, giving the protein MSGISFLNAPLLWGLALATIPILIHLLFRRRFRRVDWAPMRYLKLSIQKNRRRYRVEQLLLLLLRTAIVLAMFFMLSRPVMHAEGLAGWLAGRSRTSQLLVIDDSLSMGFRDTGRSAFDRASELARELVNHVGPQDRFTLVVASRPQQPVLREVEVQNANEIQQLIADQPISDSFVAWKSVLEAVDELVNSGTFPIREVTLITDLRRAGWNDEVAQLGDHWADSQVRLRIFDVGSEQTENVALAELRQVDRVSLAGAPALYEAVIRNQTSQDLSGVEASLSVDGKPTLVRLPTIIPGGTAQMPLLATLQESGLHHLSFKLPQDDFAGDDERFTITKTQARLRIVLVDGEPSSEPLAGEVDFLALAMSLGVGDADAFQVEIVTDADLTSVLAAAPDLLVLGNVVSLSAAQADELERQVRAGMGLMVFVGDQVDSSNYNQLLYKSGAGLLPAALDLPIDEELSGLIVEPAIDGPLTALLQLRPAVLERIRIRKWYQLSATEQTDARVLARWNNAGTAPAVLEKKFGAGSVLLWTVSADRQWSDWPTDPSYVLAMREAAAGIARTDAGLRQLTAGETLRYPLAKRDVATAPTVEIPHGTAPEPLAIDIDRSDPAAGERQVLTYTDTRRAGLYRLNWKDAKGQAQTELIAVNPDARESELERIPADQLRASWGRLQPEIIVGKSGGDSPIAVRGREIWRSLASGLLAMLLVETCFATWCGRQR; this is encoded by the coding sequence GTGAGCGGAATCTCTTTTCTCAACGCGCCGCTGCTTTGGGGGTTGGCTCTCGCCACGATCCCCATCCTGATTCATTTGTTGTTTCGCAGGCGATTTCGTCGCGTCGACTGGGCCCCGATGCGCTATCTGAAACTGTCGATTCAGAAGAATCGCCGTCGGTATCGGGTCGAGCAATTGCTGCTGCTATTGCTGCGAACCGCCATAGTCCTGGCGATGTTCTTCATGCTCTCCCGCCCCGTAATGCATGCTGAAGGTCTCGCCGGTTGGCTGGCCGGGCGGAGTCGCACCAGCCAACTACTCGTTATCGACGACTCGCTCAGTATGGGCTTCCGCGACACGGGAAGGTCGGCCTTTGATCGTGCGTCCGAATTGGCTCGGGAGCTCGTCAATCATGTCGGCCCGCAAGACCGGTTTACGCTGGTCGTCGCTTCGCGGCCGCAACAGCCGGTGCTGCGCGAGGTCGAGGTGCAAAACGCCAACGAAATTCAACAATTAATCGCCGATCAGCCAATTTCCGACTCGTTTGTCGCTTGGAAGTCTGTGTTGGAAGCCGTCGACGAGCTTGTCAATTCGGGCACCTTTCCGATTCGCGAAGTGACACTGATTACGGACCTGCGGCGTGCTGGTTGGAATGACGAAGTCGCCCAGTTGGGGGACCATTGGGCAGATTCCCAGGTGCGACTGCGCATTTTCGACGTGGGGAGCGAGCAAACAGAGAACGTCGCGCTGGCCGAGCTGCGGCAGGTCGATCGTGTATCACTGGCGGGTGCCCCGGCTCTTTATGAAGCAGTGATTCGCAATCAAACGTCTCAGGATCTCAGCGGCGTTGAAGCCTCGCTCTCGGTCGACGGAAAGCCGACGTTGGTTCGCCTTCCCACGATCATCCCGGGTGGTACAGCTCAAATGCCGTTGCTGGCGACATTGCAAGAATCAGGCCTGCATCATCTGTCGTTCAAATTGCCCCAAGACGATTTTGCAGGCGATGACGAGCGATTCACGATCACAAAGACGCAAGCCCGTTTGCGAATCGTATTGGTCGACGGTGAGCCATCAAGCGAGCCGTTGGCGGGTGAGGTGGATTTTCTGGCCCTGGCCATGTCGCTAGGGGTTGGCGACGCCGACGCGTTCCAGGTCGAAATAGTTACGGATGCGGATCTGACATCTGTTCTTGCCGCGGCCCCTGATCTGCTGGTTTTGGGCAACGTTGTCAGTCTCTCGGCTGCTCAGGCCGACGAATTAGAGCGTCAGGTCCGTGCCGGAATGGGCCTGATGGTGTTCGTGGGGGATCAGGTGGATTCGAGCAACTATAACCAATTGCTATATAAGTCGGGCGCGGGCCTGCTCCCGGCAGCACTCGATCTGCCTATTGATGAAGAACTCAGCGGGCTGATTGTCGAACCAGCGATCGACGGTCCGCTAACTGCACTATTGCAACTAAGGCCGGCAGTTCTGGAACGAATCCGTATCCGCAAGTGGTATCAGCTGTCTGCGACCGAGCAAACAGATGCGCGCGTGCTGGCTCGTTGGAACAATGCCGGCACAGCGCCCGCGGTGCTGGAAAAGAAATTTGGCGCCGGTAGCGTCTTGTTGTGGACTGTATCGGCCGATCGTCAGTGGAGCGACTGGCCAACGGACCCCAGCTACGTGCTGGCGATGCGCGAAGCCGCGGCGGGTATCGCCCGCACTGACGCCGGATTGCGTCAACTCACAGCCGGCGAGACGCTGCGGTATCCGTTGGCCAAACGAGACGTGGCGACCGCGCCCACGGTCGAGATACCGCACGGTACGGCGCCAGAGCCTTTGGCCATCGACATCGACCGCAGCGATCCGGCAGCTGGCGAACGACAGGTGTTGACCTATACCGACACGCGGCGAGCGGGCCTTTACCGCCTCAATTGGAAGGATGCCAAGGGACAGGCACAAACCGAGTTGATTGCGGTCAATCCCGACGCGCGCGAGAGTGAGCTGGAACGTATTCCAGCCGATCAGTTGCGCGCGTCTTGGGGGCGGCTGCAACCCGAGATAATTGTCGGCAAATCTGGTGGCGACAGTCCGATCGCCGTGCGCGGCAGGGAAATATGGCGGTCGTTGGCCTCCGGGTTGCTCGCCATGCTGTTGGTCGAGACGTGTTTTGCCACCTGGTGTGGTCGACAACGCTGA
- a CDS encoding vWA domain-containing protein, which translates to MSKFLAWLLGMEATPESLAGGRWSLELQSLPEGGWAVLALATAIGGVAGIWWLYRIEGRSLGIRRRLILAALRGLVLAGVVLMLLEAVLVITQQEFVDSHLSLLVDKSESMSLTDPYTNEDLARQTARSVELVSSEGQADVTALRQRSRIDLAARSIDKLAEPLANGRALSMYSFSSSLEPLDPGVATLAEALKPTGRVTGIGDALKNALALHRGHPLAGLLLLSDGRSNTGDDPRKIAEQAGKLGVPINVLAIGTEEPPRNARLVEIAVSPVVFVRDPAEIGVLVEAHGLQGATGIVTLEQRTEGGAWTEVRSEEITLGETGTVERVPFRFTPEQAGQYDFRARIADVGPELSDTDNEAIATVKVIRQKIRVLLIASEPSPEVQFLRNALLRDKGLEFASWLQSAGDGYEHIGHRPIRRLPATQQELNQYDVLLLVDPDLRQLDAAWPEMLTKFVGDAGGGLIYVAGELNSQKLLNASSTPSDSAGRVVDASWLSILPVVRDAGLYQSEADVRLSSLNTYSLELTKEGGADQIFRFANDSNQNREVLASLPGMYWHFPVTRAKPGATVLAHHGDPRMRNSFGRHVLMATHLYGPGRTAFLGFDSTYRWRYLHEEYFDGFWARLIDRVGRSKVLGGRYPFTLATDKSAYRVGDRVVVRAELVGSADEISGITQLRGEVEHAGEAPSPLDLEQLPESSNVLEASFVAEDAGAYMLKVLPATSGEATTELRPATLAFRVEPPQQEFDQPTLDRALLEDIASASGGQMFTLANLSDIPEAFQVKRVQRLSEYRSEVWDAPILFGGIMVCLVAEWVLRKYYRMA; encoded by the coding sequence ATGAGCAAGTTTCTCGCCTGGCTGCTGGGAATGGAAGCGACTCCCGAGTCGCTCGCCGGCGGTCGGTGGTCGCTCGAACTGCAATCGCTGCCCGAAGGGGGCTGGGCGGTGCTCGCGCTTGCTACTGCGATCGGAGGCGTCGCGGGAATCTGGTGGCTCTACCGCATCGAGGGACGCTCGCTCGGCATTCGACGACGGTTGATCCTAGCCGCGCTGCGCGGACTGGTGCTTGCGGGTGTGGTACTGATGCTCTTGGAAGCCGTGCTCGTCATTACGCAACAAGAATTCGTCGATTCGCATCTGTCCCTACTGGTCGACAAATCGGAAAGCATGTCGCTCACGGATCCCTATACCAATGAGGATCTCGCTCGCCAAACCGCGCGCAGCGTCGAATTGGTTTCGTCTGAAGGCCAGGCTGATGTGACGGCACTCCGCCAGCGTAGCCGCATCGACCTGGCGGCCCGGTCGATTGACAAGTTGGCCGAGCCGCTTGCCAACGGTCGCGCGCTATCGATGTACAGCTTTTCGTCGAGCCTCGAGCCCCTTGATCCGGGAGTTGCCACGCTGGCCGAAGCACTTAAGCCCACCGGCAGGGTAACCGGCATCGGCGACGCGTTGAAGAACGCCTTGGCTTTGCACAGGGGGCATCCCCTGGCGGGCCTGTTGCTGCTCAGCGATGGCCGTTCCAACACAGGGGATGATCCGCGCAAAATCGCGGAACAGGCAGGCAAGCTGGGCGTGCCCATCAACGTTCTGGCCATTGGCACCGAGGAACCTCCTCGCAACGCGCGGCTGGTTGAAATAGCCGTCAGTCCGGTCGTCTTTGTGCGCGATCCGGCCGAGATCGGCGTCTTGGTCGAAGCGCATGGGCTGCAAGGCGCCACCGGCATTGTCACACTCGAGCAACGCACCGAAGGAGGCGCGTGGACCGAAGTGCGCAGTGAGGAAATCACGCTGGGAGAAACGGGCACCGTCGAGCGCGTGCCATTCCGTTTTACTCCGGAACAGGCCGGCCAGTACGATTTTCGTGCCCGTATCGCAGATGTCGGGCCGGAATTGAGCGACACCGACAACGAAGCGATCGCCACGGTAAAGGTGATTCGTCAGAAGATTCGCGTCTTGCTGATTGCCAGCGAACCTTCGCCCGAGGTGCAGTTCTTGCGCAACGCGCTATTGCGCGATAAAGGTCTGGAATTCGCCTCCTGGTTGCAAAGCGCTGGCGACGGCTATGAACATATTGGCCATCGCCCCATTCGCCGGCTGCCAGCAACTCAGCAAGAGCTGAATCAGTACGACGTGCTGCTGCTGGTCGATCCCGACCTGCGACAACTCGATGCCGCCTGGCCCGAGATGCTGACCAAGTTCGTCGGCGATGCCGGGGGCGGCCTGATCTATGTTGCCGGCGAGCTGAATTCGCAGAAGCTTCTCAACGCCAGCAGCACGCCTAGTGACAGTGCCGGTCGGGTGGTCGACGCGTCATGGCTGAGCATCCTGCCCGTCGTACGTGACGCCGGTCTGTATCAGTCCGAGGCCGACGTACGGCTTAGCTCGCTAAATACTTACTCGTTGGAATTGACCAAGGAGGGAGGCGCGGATCAGATCTTCCGCTTCGCCAACGATTCGAATCAGAATCGTGAAGTTCTGGCCAGCCTGCCCGGCATGTATTGGCATTTTCCCGTAACCAGAGCCAAGCCCGGGGCGACGGTGCTCGCGCACCATGGCGATCCGCGGATGCGGAACTCGTTCGGACGGCACGTGCTCATGGCCACGCATCTGTATGGCCCCGGCCGGACCGCGTTTCTCGGGTTCGATAGTACGTATCGCTGGCGATATTTGCACGAAGAATACTTCGACGGCTTCTGGGCACGCCTTATTGATCGTGTTGGGCGCAGCAAGGTTTTAGGAGGACGCTACCCGTTTACTTTGGCTACCGACAAGAGCGCCTATCGCGTCGGCGACCGTGTCGTGGTGCGTGCCGAATTGGTGGGTAGCGCCGACGAAATCTCGGGCATCACGCAATTGCGCGGCGAAGTCGAGCACGCAGGCGAGGCCCCCTCGCCGCTCGATCTGGAACAATTACCCGAATCGTCCAATGTGCTCGAGGCCAGCTTTGTGGCCGAAGATGCCGGAGCTTACATGCTGAAAGTATTGCCCGCGACTTCAGGCGAAGCGACCACGGAACTTCGCCCGGCGACATTGGCATTTCGGGTCGAGCCTCCGCAACAAGAATTTGACCAGCCGACGCTCGATCGTGCCTTGCTCGAGGACATTGCCAGCGCCTCAGGCGGACAGATGTTTACACTCGCAAACCTATCGGATATTCCAGAAGCCTTTCAGGTAAAGCGCGTGCAGCGGTTGTCGGAGTACCGCAGCGAGGTGTGGGACGCACCGATCCTGTTTGGCGGGATTATGGTGTGCCTGGTCGCGGAATGGGTTTTGCGAAAATATTACCGAATGGCGTAG
- a CDS encoding NPCBM/NEW2 domain-containing protein — protein MPAVRALLLGIALSTAAHADEAKPAPPTPRATTIHEEQVSAATEGITDGKLILKTEPPRQLPLDELSRVDFGNMPTLTARWLGQDNRDVAQAKPVDGPSGIQDLHVQITGLIRNRPIKQIILSQGFYLWKSDTGKTKNWKLVVDHTPGSGTADLYAEPLKADRKDADFHVTVIYSEGDKALAPVKATTSTDNTLKVVANEGQPPVPVAAGTQAVVVHFEDGSELSGQLEGLGKEALRLKTVNDATLDIPLLLLRGVWFESAGGAKAKTEFTARLKKPAAEDTAFVRSQDQSVTDIAGEAQEVRDQKLRFAYQGESRSINIARLVALVFAAHPPSAPVDRPYQIVQLASGDRIAGVWSGLTDGVLEWQLPWGEKLPLPVATVSSVDFRNGKLTYVSDLEPASIEEVAYFDRAMPHRRDRNLSGEPLKLKGAEYRKGIAVHSRTVLTYAIDGKYATFKTVVGFDESAPKRGRVACRVLGDDRELFVEKDLRADQDPKPLELDVKGIAQLTLEIDFGEEENICDRVIWASARLYRE, from the coding sequence ATGCCTGCCGTGCGCGCTTTGTTGTTGGGAATTGCTCTGAGTACGGCTGCGCACGCTGACGAGGCCAAGCCGGCGCCTCCAACGCCGCGCGCTACCACGATACATGAAGAGCAGGTCAGCGCCGCGACCGAAGGAATCACCGACGGTAAATTGATTCTCAAAACCGAGCCGCCACGGCAGCTTCCGCTCGACGAACTTTCGCGTGTCGACTTCGGCAACATGCCCACGCTCACCGCGCGATGGCTCGGGCAAGACAACCGCGACGTCGCACAGGCCAAGCCTGTCGATGGTCCAAGCGGCATTCAGGATCTGCACGTGCAAATCACTGGGTTGATTCGCAATCGACCGATCAAGCAGATCATTCTTAGCCAGGGGTTTTACTTGTGGAAATCCGACACCGGCAAAACGAAGAATTGGAAACTGGTCGTCGACCACACGCCCGGATCAGGCACCGCCGATTTGTACGCTGAGCCGCTCAAAGCAGATCGCAAGGACGCGGATTTTCACGTAACGGTCATCTATAGCGAAGGGGACAAGGCCCTCGCTCCGGTCAAGGCAACGACGTCGACCGACAATACTTTGAAGGTTGTCGCCAACGAAGGACAGCCGCCAGTTCCCGTCGCCGCCGGTACTCAGGCGGTGGTGGTTCATTTTGAAGACGGCAGCGAGCTGAGCGGGCAACTCGAAGGTCTTGGTAAAGAGGCTCTCCGCCTGAAAACCGTCAATGACGCTACGTTGGATATTCCCCTCTTGCTGCTGCGCGGCGTATGGTTCGAATCTGCTGGCGGTGCCAAGGCTAAGACAGAATTCACGGCGCGTCTCAAGAAGCCGGCCGCCGAGGACACGGCGTTCGTCCGCTCGCAGGATCAATCCGTAACCGACATCGCAGGCGAGGCGCAAGAGGTTCGCGATCAGAAACTTCGATTTGCCTATCAAGGTGAATCACGTTCGATCAACATCGCGCGGCTCGTAGCCCTGGTCTTCGCAGCCCATCCGCCATCAGCCCCGGTTGATCGCCCCTATCAGATTGTTCAGTTGGCGAGCGGTGATCGGATCGCAGGAGTCTGGTCTGGCCTGACCGATGGCGTATTGGAATGGCAGCTTCCTTGGGGAGAGAAGCTGCCGCTACCCGTGGCCACGGTCTCGTCGGTAGATTTTCGCAATGGCAAGCTTACTTACGTCTCGGATCTTGAACCTGCGTCGATCGAGGAAGTAGCCTATTTCGACCGTGCCATGCCACACCGCCGCGACCGCAACCTTTCTGGCGAACCACTGAAGCTGAAGGGGGCCGAGTATCGCAAGGGAATCGCGGTTCACTCGCGCACCGTGCTGACGTACGCGATCGACGGCAAGTACGCCACGTTCAAAACAGTGGTTGGCTTCGATGAATCCGCGCCCAAGCGTGGACGCGTTGCCTGTCGCGTACTGGGCGACGATCGCGAGCTGTTCGTCGAAAAGGACCTCCGCGCCGACCAGGATCCCAAACCTCTGGAGTTGGACGTCAAAGGAATAGCGCAACTGACGCTCGAAATCGACTTCGGCGAAGAAGAGAATATCTGCGACCGCGTAATCTGGGCCAGTGCGCGACTGTATCGCGAATGA